From the genome of Alkalimarinus coralli:
CAACAAGAACTTCAACGTCACCACCAATAGCCTTAGCTGCAGAAACGACGTTTAAAGTAGCAGCCTTAAGGCTACCATTTTCATGATCAGCAATAACAAGAATGCTCATTTAGATCACCTTCGCTTCATTTTTCAGTTTGTCTACCAGTTCAGCAACATCAGCCACTTTAATGCCCGCTTGACGCTTAGCAGGTTCTTCAACCTTCAGCGTTGTCAGGCTTGGCTTAAGCTCAACACCCAAATCAGCTGGAGAAGTCATTTCTAAAGGCTTCTTCTTAGCTTTCATGATATTTGGAAGAGAAGCGTAACGCGGCTCGTTCAAACGAAGGTCAGTTGTAACAACTGCAGGCAGGTTGAGCGCAACAGTTACCAAACCGCCATCGATCTCACGCGTAACATTTACCTTATCGCCATCAACAGCAACTTCTGAAGCGAATGTGCCCTGAGGCATGCCGGTCAATGCAGCAAGCATTTGACCCGTCTGATTGTTATCAGAGTCGATAGACTGCTTACCAAGGATAACCAGATTTGGCTGCTCTTTTTCAACAACAGCTTTAAGAAGTTTAGCTACATCAAGAGCCTGAACTTCTTCGTCGGTTTCAATTAGAATACCGCGATCAGCACCTAATGCCAGAGAAGTACGTACTTGCTCTTGAGCAACTTTAGGACCGATGGAGACAACTACGATCTCACTGACTACACCCTTCTCTTTTAAGCGCACAGCTTCTTCAACTGCGATTTCACAAAAGGGGTTCATTGCCATCTTGACATTTGTCAGATCAACACCTGTGTTATCAGGTTTTACTCGAACCTTGACGTTGTAGTCGATTACACGTTTAACAGCGACCAGAACCTTCATAGATTCCTCGTTTATTAGCGATTGATTGATTATTGACTCTTACGAATGAAGGAGAGATAGCAAAAAGTCCGCAGCATGAAATGCAAAAGGACATGCTCAGTAGTTCTCCACCCTACGCAAAGCGCCCTAATACTGACTATAAAAATTGAATTGGTCAATACTAATAAGTCAATTCAGAACAATAAATGCCCGTTTTTACCGATAATTCGCAGAACAACTGTTCGCTTTTGATGAGTTGCCTACCCGGCAATAGTCTCGCTAAGTTATTGATGTATTGATTATTTAAATAAATATTGATGTAAGCTAAGTTTCATTTCAAACAAACGTTTGTTTGAAACTCGTTTTAGTATATCCTTTTAGTGGTCAGGGCGTTATAATCCGCGTCCATAAATTGGGCTTCTATATAGAACAAAGAAGCTGAAACGATTTAATAATAAGCATAGGCAGTCGTGCGACCCCTTAAGCTGCTTATATACCTAAACGAGAAGAGATGACCGAGGAGACCTATAGTGGAACGCGAATCAATGGAATTTGACGTCCTAATCGTAGGCGCCGGCCCAGCAGGTCTATCTGCTGCCTGTCGAATACTACAACTTGCACAGGAATCTGGTGATGAATTAACAGTCTGTGTTGTGGAAAAAGGCTCGGAAGTTGGAGCCCACATACTAGCAGGGACTGTTTTTGAGCCAAGCGCTTTAAATGAATTGTTTCCTAACTGGAAAGAACTTGGTGCCCCGCTAAACACCCCCGTTACACGCGATGACATCTTTGTTTTAAAGAATGAAGAAAAAGCAATTAAGGTGCCAAATGCATTTGTGCCAAAAAACATGCATAACGATGGCAACTACATCGTAAGCCTTGGTAACGTATGCCGCTGGCTAGCAGAACAAGCAGAAGGCATGGGTGCAGAAGTATATCCAGGCTTTGCAGCATCCGAAGTTCTATATAACGAAGACGGAAGCGTTCGCGGCATCTTAACTGGCGACATGGGTGTCGATGAAGCAGGCAACCCAAAAGACACTTACATGCCAGGTATGGAACTACTTGCCAAGTACACACTTTTCACGGAAGGTTGCCGCGGCCATTTAGGTAAGCAGCTTATCGAGAAATTCGAGCTTGATAAAGATTCAGATCCACAGCACTACGGAATTGGCATAAAAGAGCTTTGGGATATCGACCCAGCGAAGCACGAGCCAGGTCTGGTCGTTCACACAGCCGGATGGCCTCTGGACGAAAATGGTGCGAGTGGCGGTTCTTTCCTATACCACCTCGAGAACAACCAGGTGTACGTTGGTTTGATTACAGACCTTAACTACTCCAACCCTCACCTTAGCCCATTCGAAGAGTTCCAACGCCTAAAGACCAATAAAGAGATCAAAAAGTATCTGGAAGGCGGTAAGCGAATCTCTTACGGCGCCAGAGCGATCACCAAAGGCGGTTTTAACGCATTACCCAAGATGACATTCCCAGGTGGTTTAATTCTTGGCTGTGATGCAGGAACCTTGAACTTCTCCAAGATCAAAGGCTCTCACACTGCGATGAAGACCGGCATGCTCGGTGCTGAAACTGTGTTTGAAGCTATTAAAGGCGGATCGACAGGTGGCGAAGATCTGGTAGCTTACGCTGACAAATACAAATCGTCTTCAGTGTATAAAGAACTATACGATTCTCGTAATTTCGGCCCGGCTATGCATAAGTTCGGCAGCACGATCGGCGGCGCAGTGGCATTCTTTGAGCAGAATATCCTTCGCGGAAGC
Proteins encoded in this window:
- a CDS encoding electron transfer flavoprotein subunit beta/FixA family protein; the encoded protein is MKVLVAVKRVIDYNVKVRVKPDNTGVDLTNVKMAMNPFCEIAVEEAVRLKEKGVVSEIVVVSIGPKVAQEQVRTSLALGADRGILIETDEEVQALDVAKLLKAVVEKEQPNLVILGKQSIDSDNNQTGQMLAALTGMPQGTFASEVAVDGDKVNVTREIDGGLVTVALNLPAVVTTDLRLNEPRYASLPNIMKAKKKPLEMTSPADLGVELKPSLTTLKVEEPAKRQAGIKVADVAELVDKLKNEAKVI
- a CDS encoding electron transfer flavoprotein-ubiquinone oxidoreductase produces the protein MERESMEFDVLIVGAGPAGLSAACRILQLAQESGDELTVCVVEKGSEVGAHILAGTVFEPSALNELFPNWKELGAPLNTPVTRDDIFVLKNEEKAIKVPNAFVPKNMHNDGNYIVSLGNVCRWLAEQAEGMGAEVYPGFAASEVLYNEDGSVRGILTGDMGVDEAGNPKDTYMPGMELLAKYTLFTEGCRGHLGKQLIEKFELDKDSDPQHYGIGIKELWDIDPAKHEPGLVVHTAGWPLDENGASGGSFLYHLENNQVYVGLITDLNYSNPHLSPFEEFQRLKTNKEIKKYLEGGKRISYGARAITKGGFNALPKMTFPGGLILGCDAGTLNFSKIKGSHTAMKTGMLGAETVFEAIKGGSTGGEDLVAYADKYKSSSVYKELYDSRNFGPAMHKFGSTIGGAVAFFEQNILRGSLPFTLHDTHHDYAQMKPASECKKITYPKPDNVLTFDRLSSVFISNTNHEEDQRCHLKLKDPELPIRDNLPMYDEPAQRYCPAGVYEVVENDDGSKKFQINSQNCVHCKTCDIKDPAQNITWVTPEGGGGPNYPNM